One part of the Sorangiineae bacterium MSr11954 genome encodes these proteins:
- a CDS encoding dihydrodipicolinate synthase family protein codes for MRVDFKGVFPAITTPFNADLTVDHGFLAEHCRWLVEQGSAGIVPLGSLGEGATLSADEKWKILETCVAAVGERVPIMPGISALGTHEAVALAKHAASAGCRGLMVLPPYVYSTDWREMRAHVAAVLGATDLPCMLYNNPVAYRTDFVPEQIAELAAAFPNLKAVKESSTDVRRVTGIRALLGQRLDILVGVDDAIVEGIDAGATGWIAGLVNAFPAESVALYRYAMEGKKREAAELYRWFLPLLRMDTVPKFVQLIKLVQERIGRGSARVRPPRLVLEGQELEQARATLEHALATRPRLEV; via the coding sequence ATGAGAGTAGACTTCAAAGGCGTATTCCCGGCAATCACGACACCATTCAACGCCGACCTCACGGTGGACCACGGTTTCCTCGCCGAGCATTGCCGGTGGTTGGTCGAGCAGGGCTCGGCCGGCATCGTCCCACTCGGCTCGCTGGGCGAGGGCGCGACCCTCTCGGCCGACGAGAAGTGGAAGATCCTCGAGACGTGCGTGGCCGCCGTGGGTGAGCGCGTGCCGATCATGCCCGGCATCTCGGCCCTCGGCACGCACGAGGCCGTGGCGCTCGCGAAGCATGCGGCGAGCGCCGGCTGTCGCGGCCTCATGGTCCTACCCCCTTACGTGTACAGCACGGATTGGCGGGAGATGCGCGCGCACGTGGCGGCCGTCCTCGGGGCCACCGATCTGCCGTGCATGCTCTACAACAACCCCGTCGCATACCGAACGGACTTCGTCCCCGAGCAGATCGCGGAGCTGGCCGCCGCGTTTCCCAACTTGAAGGCGGTGAAGGAGTCCAGCACCGACGTGCGCCGGGTCACCGGAATTCGCGCGCTCCTGGGCCAGCGCCTCGACATTTTGGTGGGGGTCGACGACGCCATCGTCGAGGGCATCGACGCCGGCGCCACCGGTTGGATCGCGGGCTTGGTCAACGCCTTTCCGGCCGAGTCCGTGGCGCTCTACCGCTACGCGATGGAGGGAAAAAAGCGGGAGGCCGCGGAGCTCTATCGCTGGTTTTTGCCGCTGCTCCGCATGGACACCGTGCCGAAGTTCGTGCAGCTCATCAAGCTGGTGCAAGAGAGGATCGGCCGGGGAAGCGCGCGCGTTCGCCCGCCGCGCCTCGTGCTCGAGGGCCAGGAGCTCGAGCAGGCGCGCGCCACCCTGGAGCACGCCCTCGCCACGCGCCCGCGGTTGGAGGTCTAG
- a CDS encoding aldehyde dehydrogenase (NADP(+)), with protein sequence MSASSPKPQKGREAGVSLRGLSFIGFERGAAGPRTFRAEDPSTRQPLPPVFHAASDRDVARACELADQAADPYGDTSASERAVFLRTIAEGLEAEGAAIVACAHAETGLPLPRLQSELARTAFQLRLFARVIEDGTWLAARIDPGDPERKPLPKPDVRSLRIPLGPVVVFGASNFPLAFSVAGGDTASALAAGNPVIVKAHPAHPGTSEHAGAVIAAAVRSCGLPEGTFSLLFDDGFTVGQALVQHPQVAAVGFTGSRAGGEALMRLAANRPCPIPVYAEMGSVNPVILLPGALRERGPSIAEGLHASFTLGTGQFCTKPGVVFAQAGEAIDASFLAPLAERTRATAAGAMLTARMAAAYWQGLERMRSLGASLLAQGTAGAYASSGEAALWQVDGAAVLREPRLVEEVFGPSMLLVRYRDADELLALLRSLEGQLTATIHAQPDEVASAAPLVRLLARKVGRVVFNQFPTGVEVGPAMVHGGPFPATSDGRSTSVGTHAIDRFSRLVAYQNAPHEVLPAELVRSEKRTST encoded by the coding sequence GTGTCCGCGTCTTCGCCGAAGCCCCAGAAAGGCCGCGAGGCCGGGGTGTCCCTTCGCGGTCTCTCCTTCATCGGCTTCGAACGCGGCGCCGCCGGCCCGCGCACGTTCCGCGCGGAGGACCCTTCGACCCGGCAGCCGCTTCCCCCCGTGTTTCACGCGGCGAGCGACCGCGACGTTGCCCGCGCATGCGAGCTGGCCGACCAAGCCGCGGATCCCTACGGCGACACCTCCGCGTCCGAGCGCGCCGTGTTCCTGCGCACCATCGCCGAGGGGCTCGAGGCCGAAGGCGCCGCCATCGTCGCCTGCGCGCACGCCGAGACCGGCCTTCCGCTGCCGCGCCTGCAGTCCGAGCTCGCGCGCACCGCCTTCCAGCTCCGCCTCTTTGCGCGCGTCATCGAGGACGGCACCTGGCTCGCCGCCCGCATCGATCCGGGCGATCCCGAGCGCAAGCCGCTCCCCAAACCCGACGTTCGCTCCCTGCGCATCCCCTTGGGACCGGTCGTGGTCTTTGGCGCCAGCAACTTCCCCCTGGCATTTTCCGTTGCCGGCGGCGACACGGCATCGGCGCTGGCGGCGGGCAACCCGGTGATCGTCAAAGCCCACCCGGCGCACCCTGGAACCTCCGAGCACGCGGGCGCCGTGATCGCGGCCGCCGTTCGAAGCTGCGGTCTGCCCGAGGGCACCTTCTCGCTCCTGTTCGACGATGGCTTCACCGTGGGCCAAGCGCTGGTGCAGCACCCCCAGGTCGCGGCGGTGGGCTTCACCGGATCGCGCGCGGGCGGCGAAGCGTTGATGCGCCTGGCCGCCAATCGGCCGTGCCCCATCCCGGTCTATGCTGAAATGGGGAGCGTCAACCCGGTGATCCTTTTGCCCGGCGCCTTGCGCGAGCGAGGTCCGAGCATCGCGGAGGGCTTGCACGCATCCTTCACGTTGGGCACCGGGCAATTCTGCACCAAGCCCGGGGTCGTCTTCGCCCAAGCGGGGGAGGCCATCGACGCGAGCTTCCTTGCGCCGCTCGCCGAGCGCACGCGCGCGACCGCGGCGGGCGCCATGCTCACGGCGCGTATGGCGGCCGCGTATTGGCAAGGTCTGGAGCGAATGCGATCGCTCGGTGCCAGCTTGCTCGCACAAGGAACCGCGGGTGCCTACGCGAGCTCGGGCGAAGCGGCGCTCTGGCAGGTGGACGGCGCGGCGGTGCTCCGCGAGCCGCGGCTGGTGGAGGAGGTCTTTGGCCCCTCGATGCTCCTGGTGCGCTACCGCGACGCGGACGAGCTCCTCGCGCTTCTTCGTTCGCTCGAAGGTCAGCTGACCGCCACCATCCATGCGCAGCCGGACGAAGTGGCTTCGGCCGCGCCGTTGGTGCGTTTGCTCGCGCGTAAGGTGGGGAGGGTGGTGTTCAATCAGTTCCCCACCGGCGTGGAGGTCGGTCCGGCCATGGTTCATGGCGGGCCCTTCCCAGCGACATCCGATGGACGGAGCACGTCCGTGGGCACGCATGCTATCGACCGATTCAGTCGTCTGGTTGCGTACCAGAATGCGCCCCACGAGGTGCTCCCCGCCGAACTCGTCCGCTCGGAAAAGCGCACGTCGACGTAA
- a CDS encoding MFS transporter, translated as MHYAKTVFPLALIMFLIGADEYILASILAPIGETFQVEPARITLLVTAYALPCAIFAPLFGTLSDHWGRRRVLLPSLFIFALGTYGGALASSFTFALICRFIAGVAAAAMGPNAFALVGDFIPLERRPAAMGHVMLGLTIGLIVSPAIGGWVTQELGWRWAFGLLATSALATLAGAAIGIPSTRQASTSHASPGVATYARALTLPGVPAGIAAQGLWIGVTIGVMAIVGEVLRTRYTLSIVHTGLALASFGVLTIVGNLAVARAVIWTGSTRRAVLVANAATVIGIGGLTLLPSWPLAFALASFWLWAVFAGFGGPLLQLRLSEFAGDCRATVLSTSACAMHLGVVAMTFIEAWIFPQFGGVGVGVVACSLMSLAFVLQWRSTAG; from the coding sequence ATGCATTACGCCAAGACCGTTTTTCCGCTCGCGTTGATCATGTTTCTCATCGGCGCCGATGAGTACATTTTGGCCTCGATCCTGGCCCCCATCGGCGAGACCTTCCAGGTCGAGCCGGCCCGCATCACCCTGCTGGTCACCGCCTACGCCCTGCCGTGCGCGATCTTTGCACCGCTCTTCGGTACCCTCTCCGACCATTGGGGCCGCCGGCGGGTTCTTCTTCCGTCGCTGTTCATCTTCGCGCTCGGCACCTACGGCGGCGCATTGGCCAGCTCCTTCACCTTCGCGCTCATCTGCCGCTTCATCGCCGGCGTGGCCGCCGCGGCCATGGGCCCCAATGCCTTCGCGCTGGTAGGCGACTTCATCCCGCTCGAGCGGAGGCCCGCGGCCATGGGGCACGTGATGCTGGGGCTGACCATCGGCTTGATCGTGAGCCCCGCCATCGGCGGTTGGGTGACCCAGGAGCTCGGCTGGCGCTGGGCCTTCGGTCTCCTCGCGACGAGCGCGCTCGCCACCCTGGCCGGCGCGGCCATCGGCATCCCGAGCACGCGCCAAGCGTCCACGTCGCACGCGTCTCCGGGCGTCGCCACCTATGCGCGGGCGCTGACCCTCCCCGGTGTTCCCGCCGGCATCGCCGCACAGGGTCTTTGGATTGGCGTCACCATTGGCGTGATGGCCATCGTGGGCGAAGTCTTGCGGACCCGTTACACCTTGAGCATCGTGCACACGGGCCTCGCCCTGGCGAGCTTCGGCGTCCTCACCATCGTCGGCAACCTGGCCGTCGCCCGCGCCGTCATCTGGACCGGGAGCACCCGCCGCGCCGTTTTGGTGGCCAACGCCGCCACCGTGATTGGCATTGGCGGTCTCACCTTGCTCCCCTCGTGGCCGTTGGCCTTTGCGCTCGCATCCTTCTGGCTCTGGGCGGTCTTCGCCGGCTTCGGCGGTCCCCTTCTCCAGTTGCGCCTCTCGGAGTTCGCAGGCGACTGCCGCGCAACGGTGCTCTCCACCAGCGCCTGTGCGATGCACTTGGGCGTGGTCGCCATGACGTTCATCGAGGCGTGGATCTTTCCGCAGTTTGGCGGGGTGGGGGTGGGCGTCGTTGCGTGTTCGCTCATGTCACTGGCGTTCGTCCTTCAGTGGCGGTCGACGGCGGGGTAA
- a CDS encoding substrate-binding domain-containing protein — protein sequence MKAKLAIVAVFLVALVVVVVFTLREREQGGAGKDPSAGAAAGSATLLASAKGKDPAAPAVTISMLYGTEKKDWVEDAAVSFAREHPEIRVTLIGKGSLEGEQAILDEKEKPTLFSPADSMIMNLLESDWQTKNKSNLVAPTGSEDAPQTLVITPLVFVAWEDRANALLKSGNTISWHTIHKAVQSPQGWPTVGGKADWGFVKLGHTDPTRSNSGVQALYLMSLEFYGKTGGLEVGDLLKPNYQSFVKDIEKGVQKFESSTGTFMTDMVRFGPSKYDISVVYENLAIAQIENAQGRWGNLKVYYPGITLWSDHPVALLQGDWVTSEQKQAARTWIAHLRSRAVQEKALAYGFRPGDPSVAIKTGDAQNPFTKMAPFGIRVDIPPVARAPEGTVVRNLLTFWTRSVGPR from the coding sequence GTGAAAGCCAAATTGGCCATCGTGGCCGTGTTTCTCGTGGCCTTGGTCGTGGTGGTGGTCTTCACCCTTCGCGAGCGCGAACAGGGCGGCGCGGGCAAAGATCCTTCGGCCGGCGCGGCCGCGGGCTCGGCCACCTTGCTGGCCTCCGCCAAGGGCAAAGATCCGGCGGCCCCGGCGGTCACCATCTCCATGTTGTACGGCACGGAGAAGAAGGACTGGGTCGAGGACGCCGCGGTGAGCTTTGCGCGCGAGCACCCGGAGATTCGGGTCACCTTGATTGGCAAAGGCTCGCTCGAGGGCGAGCAAGCGATCCTCGACGAGAAGGAGAAGCCGACCCTCTTCAGCCCGGCCGACTCGATGATCATGAACCTGCTCGAGTCGGACTGGCAGACGAAGAACAAGTCGAACCTCGTAGCCCCCACCGGCTCCGAAGACGCGCCGCAGACCTTGGTCATCACCCCGCTGGTGTTCGTGGCGTGGGAGGACCGGGCCAACGCGCTGCTCAAGTCGGGAAACACCATCTCGTGGCACACGATCCACAAAGCCGTGCAATCGCCCCAAGGCTGGCCCACGGTGGGCGGAAAGGCCGATTGGGGGTTCGTGAAGCTGGGACATACGGACCCGACCCGCTCCAACTCGGGCGTGCAGGCGCTCTATCTGATGTCGCTCGAGTTCTACGGCAAAACGGGCGGGCTCGAGGTCGGCGATTTGCTGAAACCGAATTATCAGTCATTCGTCAAAGACATCGAAAAGGGCGTGCAAAAATTCGAATCTTCGACGGGGACGTTCATGACGGACATGGTCCGTTTTGGTCCTTCCAAATACGATATCAGCGTGGTGTACGAGAACCTGGCCATCGCTCAGATCGAGAACGCGCAGGGTCGATGGGGGAACCTCAAGGTGTACTACCCGGGGATCACGCTCTGGAGCGACCACCCCGTCGCCTTGCTGCAGGGCGACTGGGTCACCTCCGAGCAAAAGCAAGCCGCGCGCACCTGGATCGCCCATCTGCGCAGCCGCGCGGTGCAGGAAAAGGCGCTGGCCTATGGGTTCCGGCCGGGCGATCCGTCGGTCGCCATCAAGACGGGCGACGCCCAAAATCCGTTTACCAAGATGGCTCCCTTCGGCATTCGCGTGGACATTCCCCCGGTGGCGCGCGCCCCCGAAGGCACCGTGGTTCGCAACTTGTTGACATTCTGGACGCGCAGCGTCGGACCTCGTTGA
- a CDS encoding dynactin subunit 2 has protein sequence MGESTKKPSSSLRETVKAATSTLSLAVAGTATLGAVALHSWSVLALGGVAYATLVAWDLASGDPKGSKRKARASILPNPSTLRDPAIRSAMQTLVTSRIALDRVLAETSEEIQANLVLVLASASELEERATKLAARAEAIGSYLGTTDPRVVEEGVRQLAHQIAATRDPEARAQYEAAKKAREEHLGTLMELMHVKERIFASLVTIGATLDALPAKIVRMRALDAATMDAATGTMNEELSRMNDDMQSLEDTLKSLSEVIA, from the coding sequence TTGGGTGAATCCACGAAAAAGCCGAGCAGCAGCTTGCGAGAGACGGTGAAGGCCGCCACATCGACCCTGAGCCTGGCGGTGGCCGGCACCGCGACATTGGGGGCGGTCGCGCTCCATTCCTGGTCGGTGTTGGCGCTGGGCGGGGTCGCCTACGCCACCTTGGTGGCCTGGGATCTGGCGAGCGGCGATCCGAAGGGCTCGAAGAGGAAGGCGCGCGCCTCGATCCTCCCCAACCCCAGCACCCTGCGCGATCCGGCCATCCGCTCGGCGATGCAGACCTTGGTGACCTCGCGGATCGCGCTCGACCGGGTGCTGGCGGAGACCTCGGAGGAGATCCAAGCGAATCTGGTGCTGGTGCTCGCCTCCGCCTCGGAGCTGGAGGAGCGCGCGACCAAGCTGGCGGCGCGGGCGGAGGCCATCGGGAGCTACCTCGGGACGACCGATCCCCGCGTGGTCGAAGAGGGCGTGCGGCAGCTCGCACACCAGATTGCGGCAACGCGCGATCCCGAAGCGCGCGCGCAGTACGAGGCGGCCAAGAAGGCGCGCGAGGAGCACCTCGGGACCTTGATGGAGCTGATGCACGTGAAAGAGCGGATCTTCGCGAGCCTGGTGACCATCGGCGCCACCCTGGACGCGCTCCCGGCGAAGATCGTCCGCATGCGCGCGCTCGACGCGGCGACCATGGACGCGGCCACGGGGACAATGAACGAAGAGCTGAGTCGAATGAACGACGATATGCAGTCGCTCGAGGATACCTTGAAGTCTCTCTCGGAGGTCATCGCGTGA
- a CDS encoding VWA domain-containing protein has translation MRLCFFRLALLIVSIFGLGACNGCNPQKAPTQDPSADKPPGATSAAGSATAGAANSGAAGREVEVFLIYGSEKKTWLEESIKAFEPQKKTTASGRPITIRAKAMGSGESVQAIVNGTDKPHVFSPASSAYIALLNSAYAQKRAKPIAQPGETVVLSPVVIAMWKPMAEALGWPKSPIGWSDLLKVNLDPRGWGSKGFAEWGRFKLGHTHPEFSNSGFLSVLAEAYAGAKKTRGLSRADLDNPSTRKFLESVEQTIVHYGTSTGFFTDKMIARGPAYMSATVSYENLVIESYQKNPPQPIIAIYPKEGTFWSDHPYSILDAEWVGNEEREAAKIFLEFLKARPQQERALALGFRPGEASVPIASPIDLAHGVDPKQPQNLLEVPEVATLEKLLDVWKDTKKTTDVVLVFDKSGSMRGRPLEEAKRGAKSFLDVLSDRDEVTLSFFDTVVYPTVGPVKLGDGGRKQLAQRIDGVSAGGGTSLYDAIDKAYEDVSKRAASARGRIHAIVVMTDGNDEGSRLTLPALKRRFPNEADTPVKVFTIAYGEGASADVLDEIAESAKGSAARGSVETINRVYADMAAFF, from the coding sequence TTGCGCCTCTGCTTTTTCCGGCTCGCGCTGCTCATCGTCAGCATTTTCGGCCTGGGGGCCTGCAACGGATGCAACCCCCAGAAAGCCCCCACCCAAGATCCCAGCGCGGACAAGCCGCCGGGCGCCACGAGCGCCGCGGGTTCGGCGACGGCAGGAGCCGCAAATTCGGGGGCCGCGGGCCGCGAGGTCGAGGTCTTCCTCATCTACGGCAGCGAAAAGAAGACATGGCTCGAGGAGTCCATCAAAGCCTTCGAGCCGCAAAAAAAGACCACGGCCTCGGGCCGCCCCATCACGATCCGCGCAAAAGCGATGGGCTCGGGCGAGTCGGTGCAAGCCATCGTCAACGGCACCGACAAGCCGCACGTCTTTAGCCCGGCGTCCAGCGCGTACATCGCCTTGTTGAACAGCGCGTACGCGCAAAAGCGGGCCAAGCCCATCGCGCAACCGGGGGAGACGGTGGTGCTCTCGCCGGTGGTCATCGCCATGTGGAAGCCGATGGCGGAGGCATTGGGCTGGCCGAAGTCGCCCATCGGCTGGTCGGATTTGCTCAAGGTGAACCTGGATCCGCGGGGCTGGGGCTCGAAAGGGTTCGCGGAGTGGGGCCGGTTCAAGCTCGGTCACACGCACCCCGAGTTCTCCAACTCGGGATTTCTCTCGGTCCTGGCCGAAGCCTACGCCGGCGCCAAGAAGACGCGCGGCCTCTCCCGCGCCGACCTGGACAACCCGAGCACGCGCAAATTCCTGGAGTCGGTGGAGCAGACCATCGTCCACTACGGAACGTCGACGGGCTTCTTCACCGACAAGATGATCGCGCGCGGCCCCGCGTACATGTCGGCCACCGTCAGCTACGAGAACCTGGTCATCGAGTCGTATCAAAAGAACCCGCCGCAGCCGATCATCGCCATTTACCCCAAAGAGGGGACGTTCTGGTCCGATCACCCGTATTCGATCCTGGACGCGGAGTGGGTCGGCAACGAAGAGCGCGAGGCGGCGAAGATCTTCCTCGAGTTCCTCAAGGCGCGTCCGCAGCAAGAGCGCGCGCTCGCGCTGGGCTTTCGTCCGGGCGAGGCCTCGGTGCCCATCGCCTCCCCCATCGACCTCGCGCACGGCGTCGATCCCAAGCAGCCGCAGAACCTCCTGGAGGTGCCCGAGGTCGCGACCTTGGAGAAGCTCCTCGACGTGTGGAAGGACACGAAGAAGACCACCGACGTGGTGCTCGTCTTCGACAAATCCGGCTCGATGCGCGGGCGTCCTTTGGAGGAGGCCAAGCGCGGGGCCAAGAGCTTCCTCGACGTCCTCTCGGATCGCGACGAGGTGACCTTGAGCTTCTTCGACACCGTCGTCTACCCGACGGTGGGCCCCGTGAAGCTGGGCGACGGCGGCCGCAAACAACTGGCGCAACGGATCGACGGCGTGAGCGCGGGCGGCGGAACGTCCCTCTACGACGCCATCGACAAGGCCTACGAGGACGTCTCCAAGCGGGCCGCCAGCGCGCGAGGTCGAATCCACGCCATCGTGGTGATGACCGACGGCAACGACGAAGGGAGCCGATTGACCCTCCCGGCCCTCAAACGACGCTTCCCCAACGAAGCCGACACGCCGGTGAAGGTCTTCACCATCGCCTACGGCGAGGGCGCCAGCGCCGACGTGTTGGACGAGATCGCCGAATCGGCCAAGGGCTCGGCCGCGCGCGGGAGCGTCGAAACGATCAACCGCGTGTACGCGGATATGGCAGCATTCTTTTAG
- a CDS encoding DUF1585 domain-containing protein: MRKARLLVPLLASGALGWAADAGAAPSLDDYRRFRALTVDLVGRIPTRDEVAAFEKPGFDLEGWINQRLTGPGYADRVTRIYSDLLRLQVSPVFNALNSQVDLRRELIRGPNNEQIYVYYRLGQRRQRAETDGDFCLTSEETGITFPVNRPRGTYPDGGAPGGKAVPATVLDKATLKVKPWWLYRDYKSANPTDRFDPAKWPAKYGFEPNRALLVEPTGDATVEIRVCREEAQEAEVGKVYASGRTAGDAGALPPGRTTALPLDDSFATANQGKPISCRTQSGISHSIDCGCGKGLEHCFPTPGFTGQDLGVVAPEVNILGAEAPIDSIAQDSGDWDRLWWGEEARHFMLDLFGKDRDFRELLSSPRTFVNGPLMQYYKSDAPGTCCGAALFFGHVEPVPLLDPKSIPGGLLPHDANTWVEVQNRGAFASGILTMPIFLTKYGTRRARAHVLYNAFLCKDFVAPANLQLTPSEDPNLMTREGCRSCHTTLEPMAAYFARVTESGVTYLPPDKLPLDTASMCSPTATNPRVCTCKNDANGKMNGTCAPYYDPAFSNKTHGVLRGGYPDVTNRTNHAEQGPKGMASELVNQPEFAACVAENVASSFLGRSLSTEDAELTRTLTQALRDGGYRMRAVVKKMLLSDAYHRSNNLTSSAWRGGTDGGAR; the protein is encoded by the coding sequence GTGAGAAAAGCTCGTCTACTCGTACCTTTACTGGCATCGGGCGCCCTTGGGTGGGCGGCGGATGCAGGCGCCGCGCCGTCGCTCGATGATTATCGGCGGTTTCGTGCGCTGACCGTGGATCTGGTGGGGCGCATTCCAACGCGGGACGAGGTGGCTGCGTTCGAGAAGCCCGGCTTCGACTTGGAAGGGTGGATCAACCAGCGCTTGACCGGCCCCGGGTACGCCGATCGGGTCACGCGCATCTACTCGGACCTTTTGCGGCTGCAGGTGAGCCCCGTGTTCAATGCCTTGAACTCGCAGGTCGACCTCCGGCGCGAGTTGATCCGCGGGCCCAACAACGAGCAAATTTATGTCTATTACCGATTGGGGCAGAGGCGCCAGCGGGCCGAGACCGACGGCGATTTCTGTCTGACCTCCGAGGAGACGGGGATCACCTTCCCGGTGAACCGCCCGCGCGGCACCTACCCCGACGGCGGAGCGCCGGGCGGAAAAGCGGTACCGGCGACGGTCCTCGACAAGGCCACCTTGAAGGTCAAACCGTGGTGGCTCTATCGCGACTACAAGTCCGCGAACCCCACGGACCGTTTCGACCCGGCGAAGTGGCCCGCCAAATATGGATTCGAACCCAACCGCGCCCTGCTCGTGGAGCCGACCGGCGATGCCACGGTCGAGATTCGAGTCTGCCGCGAGGAGGCGCAGGAGGCCGAGGTCGGGAAGGTCTACGCCAGCGGACGGACCGCGGGAGACGCCGGGGCTCTTCCGCCCGGACGCACCACCGCCCTGCCGCTCGACGACTCCTTCGCGACCGCGAACCAGGGCAAGCCCATTTCGTGCCGGACGCAAAGCGGTATTTCGCACTCCATCGATTGCGGCTGCGGCAAGGGGCTCGAGCACTGCTTCCCGACCCCGGGGTTCACCGGGCAAGACCTGGGGGTGGTGGCGCCGGAGGTCAACATCCTCGGCGCGGAGGCCCCCATCGACAGCATCGCGCAAGACAGCGGCGACTGGGATCGACTCTGGTGGGGCGAGGAGGCGCGCCACTTCATGCTCGACCTCTTCGGCAAGGACCGTGACTTTCGCGAGCTGCTCTCCTCCCCCCGCACCTTCGTGAACGGGCCGCTCATGCAGTATTACAAGAGCGACGCGCCGGGGACCTGCTGCGGCGCCGCGCTCTTTTTCGGCCACGTGGAGCCCGTTCCGCTGCTCGATCCCAAGAGCATCCCCGGAGGCTTGCTGCCGCACGACGCCAACACGTGGGTCGAGGTCCAGAACCGCGGCGCCTTCGCGTCGGGCATCCTCACCATGCCCATCTTCCTCACCAAATACGGCACCCGGCGGGCGCGCGCGCACGTCTTGTACAACGCGTTCCTCTGCAAGGACTTCGTGGCGCCCGCGAACCTGCAGCTCACCCCCTCGGAGGACCCCAACTTGATGACGCGCGAGGGTTGCCGATCGTGCCACACCACCCTGGAGCCGATGGCCGCGTACTTCGCGCGGGTGACCGAGAGCGGTGTCACGTATCTGCCGCCGGACAAGCTCCCGCTCGACACCGCCTCGATGTGCTCGCCCACCGCGACCAACCCCAGGGTTTGCACGTGCAAGAACGACGCGAATGGGAAGATGAACGGGACGTGCGCGCCTTATTACGATCCTGCGTTCAGCAACAAGACGCACGGCGTTCTGCGCGGCGGCTACCCCGATGTGACGAATCGAACGAACCACGCGGAGCAGGGGCCGAAAGGGATGGCGTCGGAGCTGGTCAACCAACCGGAGTTCGCGGCGTGCGTGGCCGAGAACGTGGCCAGCT